The sequence below is a genomic window from Paroedura picta isolate Pp20150507F chromosome 12, Ppicta_v3.0, whole genome shotgun sequence.
TCTCTTTGTGCTCAAGAACTGAGGCTGTGCCCagtggggcaaactgtggcttcctGGAGCTGTTTTGGATCAGGAACATggcaccgggggagggggggggtcaagctTCACAGCCCCCATCCAAATCAGCCTGTGCACAGCTGGGAATTAAGCTCCGGGTGGGAACCTCCCtcattgatggtgaagagatcaaatgcgttcaagaattcgtttttcttggatcacaaattgttGTGAGTGGCAACTGCAGCATTGTCAAATTGCtgtgggtcactcagcaatgaagAGCTTGAACCGAACGTGGAAGAGCAAGGACAGAAGTCTGAcgaccaaatgtagattagttagatctttCATATTtctaatagccacttatggctatgaaagttggacgatgaaaaaatcggacaagagaagaatcaaatttgtttgaattctggtgctggagaaggcttctgcaggttctgtggacagcaaaagtcacaaacaaggaaatactgcagACCATAAAGTCTGATCTATCACTTGGGGGCAAAAGCACGAaactggctcacttactttggccatatcctgtgatccaactcaatggagaaagcgatTAGGCCAGGACTGTTCggtggagaaaggaaaccaggtcaACGAGCATGGTGGTTGGACGCAGTCAGGGCAGACACCAGCCACAAtactgagggaggcagtgcaggatcgGGGGTCATGGTGGTGGCTGTGGgatccccaagagtcagacatgactgaatgaccgacaacaacaacaacaacaagtttgtGAACCAGCTTAAACCAGCTATAGTAGGGGTCCCTAGCCTTTTTGAGTCCATGGGCACCTTGGGGATTTTGACAGTTTGCCGAGcacagccacaacatggctgctgcaggaggtggagccagccacaaaatggctgccacatcttGTCTTCAGACAcagagtgaagatccttgtgttgaggcgtcagttgctgccaaagcaacattttaaaaaatctgcacaaacCATCACATCTCCAATGGTCCATCAGAAGCTTTGTTTGgtaaaagccctacctggccacaCCCACTGCCTAAAAACAATGGGCAGacactagtgcaggggtggtcaaactgtggccctccagatgtccatggactacagttcccatgggcctctgccagcgttcgccCTGCAGTCGTGCATCATAGTGCCTGTGGTCGTCATGTTGCAGACCCCTGGGTTATGGCATCTTGGGGGTGCTGATCTGGAACCACAGTAGCAAAGCAGCACTGTAGGATCCTGAAGAAATAACCCGCAAGATGTCAGCCTTGTTAGAAATTTCCAGAATTAGTTAACAAACGTACCCGTAGCCTGAATAGTTTAGTTTGGCCGGAGCTCATTAGGACTTGACAGCTAAGCAGAGTGAGCCCCTGTCAGTTCTCGGATGAGGGAACACCAAGACTGAGGAGGGGAACGGCAAAGCATCTCTGCTCATTTCTTTCATGGAACGGTGTCATTGCACCATGGTTGCGTTGCCAAGAAACAGTTGGGTCTCCatggcatttcccctccttttctaGAGGCAATTCATGCATACTTCATTCTCAGATAGTACCATTTATAACCATTGCATTTTTGTCAAGAATGTAGAAAGAGCCCTACCGGGCCAGATTAAAGGCACTGTGCTAAATGATTCACAAGGCTACGTTAGAGCACTTATTAGGGACTGAGGGCGATACAACTATGTTTAGCTCTCTGAAATTTGGATCCCGCAGTGTAATTTCATAGCATTTAATGTGTCCCGTTAAGACTTAATACTTTGCTTCGGTTCTGTCTTTATAGAATTACCTTATAAAGGGTTTTGAGCTCTTTTTAAGAAACAGATACAATGCCCTTTCTGTGTTTGGAAGgttagcaattatcacagctggAACATGAGATTTGTCTGAAGCAGTCAAGTCTGGAAATATCTCCTCTttgttgcttttcaaaatatggtaacccctGGTTTTTAGATGTCCAGTTGGTTCTACCACCCTAATCCTATCGTATTGTTTACTGCATTCCCCATCATGGCGATTGTAGGGGCTCAATCTCTAATCCGCTTTGAGCCCACTTGCGAAAGGTGAGTAAtagataaagtaaataaaataaatcaatgtaAATGCAGCATATTGTTTCCCATACTGGCCAACCAATTAGGGATCCTTCTTGGAATCCCTAAGCCAGGCAGGCACCCGCTTTTCTTCCCCCCACTGCCTCTGAATAGGAAGTTCCACTCTACTGTCCTGACTGACAGCTGCGTTAGCAAATGTCCCTCAGAAGCCTCCGCTTAATTTCCTTGATTTTCTCtgcctgctttttttttctttttgcaaatgtACTTTCCAAAGTGCCAGTCATGCCCCAGTGGATAAAAACAAACAATTCAAGATGCTCTGTAGCCTTTTTTAGATTTGGGAGCATTGTGTGACctgtccttttcttccttcttcctagtTGTGGTGACGGTCCGTGGAGAAGTAAGTGAAGCAAGGAAGGGTGGGTAGACTCGGGAGTCATTTGGCTTGGGGCCATTGGTACATTTGCATTATGAACAATTTGTTTGTGGCTGAAGATCACAATAGAACTGAACATACCACCATGAAGAATACAGATGCATGACTGAATTTGCTGGCCCCACTGACCTACCGTAAACCAAACAGGGTTCCCAGCtcccaggtggtggctagagGTCTCCTGGGAGGACCGCtggtttccaggcaacagagatgagttcccctggaggaaatggctgttttgggagggggactctaggGCAATATTGCCCACTGAActccctctgctccccaaaccTCCTCAGGATCTgcctccaaattctccaggtgttttttgacccagagttggcaaccctaaaaccaAATGACGATAACTTCCCGGGAAGCCTTCATGGCGTGGTTCAAGCAAGGGGGCCGTATCCTTCCAACTCAACGTGATTTTGGTGCCTGCAAGTGCCTAgcacagggtttctcaaccacagTGCCACAAAGGCCCCTCGGTGGTACCGCGGCACGGTGTTTTCAAAATGACGGATGGGGAgagcctcccaccccaccctgtgcTTGCTCTTTCCaagcaaaaaggaaataaaaagattttaatttttgGAACATTTGGGCCGGTTGACCTGCTCCATcctaaagtggccaatgatgggactggaggggtgggaaggggaggggccccagccatttaaacctttgctgcctgAGGCTCCTCCCACTTTTGCAGGGTGTGGCAGAGTGGTGTGGCCAGCTAAAATCACTTCCCAGTACCTCACAGCCTGAAAAGGTATTTCAGCGGGACCTCTAGGGCCTTTTCTCCCTTCAACTCAGCCACTGCCTCAGATCCCAAATGCAGTTCCTGTTACCCAAAAACAGATTGCTGACATGCCCATTTCCCGTCTTTCTAGATCAATCCCACTTCAGGAATGGTTGTAGACCTGACGGATTTGAAAGCGTCCATGAAGGTAAAGGCATTAGCTCTGCAGGGATGTGACACGGAAGGTTGGTGGCATGGAAATGGAAGCAGGGCGGAGAGACGGTCCCCTCGCCCAGCTCTCTTTGAGCATTTCTGCAATGAAATAGCACAAACCTCACCTATTTCAGGATCAATGTTGAGTGCTTGCAATGCAAAGTAAGAAAGCTTTGTCATTGGCAGAAATTTCAGGTTGAAAATGTTAAGTGATTTTCCCTCCCTCTACACAGCAGGGACAAAGGAAATGCATGTACTTGAACAAAAATTATGACAGGCATCATATCATGTTATCAAGTGATGAGGAAACATTGGCATCTGAAACTATCTAAAGACCTGTGCtggatctgcactgggcttttaatccCCAGTGGCCAcggattttaaaaagtcatctacagtTCTACACaatattcagtttccattttgacAATTAGGACCGCATGTGGCTGGTTAGATTTCATTTCCTGGCAGTCCAAATTGAACTGGTTTGTGCATTTttccattgctttttaaaatttattcccaTCGTAAGCTGCCTTGTGTTCCGCTACGAAAAGTGACTAATAAACACTTTAAATCAGTCAAATCAAAAATAGCATCCCCTAGCCATAGATAAAGACAATGGCTCTGCATATTTCTGTTCCCTTAAGTATTAAAGAAGCATTTTAcggggggaaaaagaaagaaaaaaaaagatgcagcATTGTGCACATTGTCATCATCCAGGTGGAAAAAATTTCATGTTTCTTAGCCAAACTTTGGCTTGATTGTAAAATTTCAGTTTCTTAAGTGGAAACACATAAAGTTCTGGGGAATGTGCATGAACTGGTCATATCCTAGCCCTCTTTGCTCTTCCCTTTTCAACCCAGCACCATACCCACTGATTGTACGTCTCTTCCCCTACCCAGGAAGCGATCACAGAGCCTCTGGACAGAAAAGACCTAGATCAAGACATCCCGTATTTTGCCAGCATAGTAAGGTAAGTAGCCAAGATTCTTGGTTGTCAGAAATCCAACCACAGGGACCTTGTTTCTTTGAACTGAGTCCAGAGGTTTGTTAGCCGCTTGCCCAGGGCGAGGAATATCTTTGTTCTTATTTAGAAAGCAGGGCAACTGTGCGCCTATCAAGAACCCAGGTCAAAGTCTCATGTTCCCTCTAATCTGTGCCCATTAACAGCAGCTGTCTTGAACCATGCAGAGTCTCGTGCTGCCCatggcccattttaagattacagcagttctgtTCTTCTCAGGATGTGAACTACTATgcttgggggggatgggggatcaGGAGGCACATTGCTCATGTCCTGCATTAAAATCATTATACCATGAAGCCACCTTATAGCGAGTCAACACATGGATCCATCTAGCTCATGATTGTCTACTTTGGcctcaagtagagaaaagctctTTGCCAATGTTTCTTCTCTGGTATCTTTTCAGCAGGGCCCCTCTGCATGCAAAGGGACGGCTCTCCCAGTAAGCTATGCCCCGTCCTCCTCCGTGTCACATGCACAAAAGACTCCAGGCAGCCTAATGCACCCTTCatcctttctctctgtccttctcCTCATCTGCAGCACCACAGAGAACCTTGCCCTGTTCATCTGGGAAAACCTCCAGAGCCACCTGCCCGCAGGGGCCCTTTACAAAATAAAAGTGTACGAAACGGAGGAGAACAGCATCATCTATAAAGGAGAGGCACCCGCTCCAGCTGCAGCCATGAGCATGTGCACAGCGCCTCTGCTCTCCTCAGGTGGAAAGGAGCTTGGACAAGTAGGCCGTGCCCAACCAGAACTGATCCTTCCTTGCTAATGGCTGTGTTGCAGCTGCAGTTTTTCTGGAACTCTTTtgagtggggggaggcagaattCCCCACTGGACGTCTACTGCTGGCTCTGTTTTCTAACTACTCTACTCAGGTCGTTTCCACACCACCATATTCAGCAAGTTTAAAGGCGGATTTTGCAAAGTGTCCTTTGTGCTGTCCTCTATCATCCGGGTTTCCCccgcgctctccccccccccccaatccctctcCCCACTTTGGTACAATCATCCCACAAAGTCTCCTCCAAGCAAGTTTGAGACCTTCATGGAAGAGAAGGGGCAGATTTCCTTCCCGTTTCTCCGTGTCCTTCCCAGTGGCTCCCTACCCCAGTGGGCTTGGCCCATTGTCTTTTGTAACTGGCGGCAGATACATTGCCAGAGTCTatactgatttatttttttaatagcaGAAAATCATACCAGTTGCAGGGTGGAAGCAATGACTGATAAGAgagtggcggggggtggggggagagactagACATCATTGTGCAGAGTCTCTGTTGCTGCTGTAGATGAGAACAGGATCGCTTCCTGGTAGCAATTTCTCTCTTGCTTTTGAAAGGCATCAGCAAAGGAAGGTGGGTGGGCAGTCAGGCAAGTCTTGCCTAAAGAGGTTGGCACAGCTGAGTCCTTTTTTCCTGCAGCTGACAGCAGTGTGTACATAATAACTCCTCACCTGGTCATCTGAGGCAAGCGTAAACCACCTCCGGGCTGGGAAATGTTAACCAGATAGAACTGTAGTGTCATTTTCCatgtttcctccccccttttcttttaagaaacaaattgtgTTAGTGGATTTCTATGCAAGTCTGTGTATCAGGTCAATCCTGTGTGTTGATCAGGCCACCTGGAACACAGCCATAGAAAGGCTTCAAGGAGGGCTGTCTTTTCAGcatgagcctgggaagggcagagaagTGATGCCCCCCTCTTGTTGCCATGTGAATGTCCCTGTGAATCAGCGATGGTTATCAAGCAGCCGTCTGTTGGGCATCCCACCACGGAGTGGCCTGTCCGGCATTGGCCGGAGCCTGGGCCTTTTCCATTGGGGTTCCTGCTCAATGGAATGGGGTCTCTGAAGAGTACTTCAAGAGGCATCACACCACCTGTTAAGGGTGAATGACAGGCAtctttcagggagggaggggtgtgaGTGATATGAGGCTTGCTGTTCTTCCTTGCATATGATCACCCTGAACTGGATCCGGTGGATCCATTCCTCTAACAGTTGTAGCCCTCCCCTGGAGAACCTCATGTCAAGGGAAGGCACCTTCCAGCATAGGAATCCTCTGCTGTTAGCAAGACAGATCTGCACCCCCCCAGCTCCTCTTTAATGGAACCCATTGGATCTCATTGCAGCCCTGGGGGTTCTCTTCTCCTGCCTCGTGTCCCCAAAAGAAGGGGGGGCATGTGCAGCTTCGCAGAGGCCCTCAAGTAAAGAGTGAGTGAGAAGACCTGCATGATTTCCCCTGCTCCTACACTTTTCCTGTCCTCTCCAAAAATGAATTGCTAAGCATGCTGATGATTACTGTActtctaaaaatcataaaatgccTCAACAGTCATAAGCACATGTATATAGTAAAACTGTAATACaggaaagtaatttttaaaaaaaagaataaaagattAAACTGGCGTATCTGGAATGCCCGTTGTGAAAACTTCATCTCCGGGCAATGTGCACCACTCACCACTAAAACATCCATGTCCCTCTCCCTGTCCCTCTGTGGATCAGGGCAGTTCTCAAACACCACTGGACAGGCAAGGAAAGCAAGGCACAGACTGACTTTATCCAAGGCCACAAAGGGGTGAATCCTTGAGGTTCAAAGTGTTCTGGGGTCTTGCTGTTACGCGGCCACCCACGGACGGAATCCCTGTCACTCCTGGATGAATATGCCGTGGAAACCGTAGGCAAACTTCACCGGCACTTCTGCCCGGCCCAATTCGGTGAATTTCTCCGCATCGAGAACGAGCAGGAAAGCACCTTGATTCTGGAACAGGAAAGACGGGTACAATCAAACGGTGGCTGCTTTCTCCCCCAGTTCCAGCTCATACCCGTGGAAGTAAGCTTTGACTCAAGAAAGCTGATACCCCAATATTTTGTTGACTCCAAGACGTTACTGGATTCAAATTCAGCTGTTTCTCACCCAGAATATTCACTGACAGGGCTCTTCTTTAACAGACGGTGTGTTAAATTAGAACGACTCGAGTGAAAGGTGAAAGGCAGGAGGGTAAGTGAGCTATACCAAGCCCTGGGCCTTAGAAGCACAGACCTCACTAGAGGGCATAATGCAACAGGATTTTAGTGGCCAACAACTTAAGGTTCAAACAGCGAACCTTTTGTGAGCAGTGAAAACTCGACTACCTTGGGTGTGATCGCCACCGACAGGATGACTCCACTGTCTTCTCCGGTACCTGTAGGATTCGGCACAAACACCGGCTCAGAAGGATAAGCGTCTTTCTCTTTCCACACCTGGCAGGCCAAAAAAAGGGATCAACAGTGGCTTTCAATGCAGCTTTGGAAAGCTGTCTCTCCCCTAACCTGGCTTGAATCACTGATcttcagacgacagagatcagttcctcgggagaaaacggctgctttgaaggatggactctgtggcaccgTACCTGACtgagagccctcccctccccaggctccaaattCGAAATCAAAAGGGatgtcccaacctggagctagcaaccctccTGCTGACACCCTCCCATTGGAGAACCAGCGTGGTAacgtggttaaaagtggtggcctctaagctggagagttaggtttgattctccactcctccacatgcagccagctgggtgaccttggatgagtcacagttctcccagagctctcgcagccctgcctacctcccagggtctctgttgtggggaaaggaagggaaggatatagtaagctgctttgagactcctttgtgtagtgaaaaaccgggtataaaaaaaccaactcttcttcccaaaACCACCCCTGGATCTTCAGCAGGTTCCCAAACTCAAGTGTGCAGCTgtatctccctgccctcccccccccccaagaactgaGGTTATATTTAGCCCACAGCAAAGCTGCCAGGGATCTCACCTTAATCTCCTTAGTTGTTGTGTCAAGCTTAACCAACGAGTCTCCAACTATATGACAAAACCCACAGCAATAAAAGTAACGGTATTTCACCCCGCTGCACCGGGCATAATTAATCTGTGGGAATTCCACGCCTCCTACTTCCTTTAGCG
It includes:
- the LOC143821749 gene encoding 6-pyruvoyl tetrahydrobiopterin synthase-like isoform X1, whose product is MQTSAPGKKPARTICFSRMEAFCASHSLACKGLREEENQTLFGKGIRRHGHNYKVVVTVRGEINPTSGMVVDLTDLKASMKEAITEPLDRKDLDQDIPYFASIVSTTENLALFIWENLQSHLPAGALYKIKVYETEENSIIYKGEAPAPAAAMSMCTAPLLSSGGKELGQVGRAQPELILPC
- the LOC143821749 gene encoding 6-pyruvoyl tetrahydrobiopterin synthase-like isoform X2 gives rise to the protein MSKGLREEENQTLFGKGIRRHGHNYKVVVTVRGEINPTSGMVVDLTDLKASMKEAITEPLDRKDLDQDIPYFASIVSTTENLALFIWENLQSHLPAGALYKIKVYETEENSIIYKGEAPAPAAAMSMCTAPLLSSGGKELGQVGRAQPELILPC